GTCAGCAGGAGGAGCCATTCCACTGAACgccttcaatgagctttggatcaggcctatagaTCTTGTTCCCTAGCCTGCAACTACTTTAGGTATAGGGCGTTAAGTCCCTGGAGAAATGGAATACCCCATGCTGCTCACCAATTAAGGGAACGGAGATAACTTGTTCTGAAGGGAGTCCTACCAGAAGAATGATGTATCCCATGGTTCCCAACCCGGGATCCATGTACCCCTGGGAGTACGCAGAGATCTTCTGGGGATACATTAGGTCATCTACATCAGTTTCTCCACCTGGAGTCATGGCATAGGTTTAGGGGAGttgcaagtgcagggctggcGTTAAGGGGTGGCAAGCAGGCCAATTGCCCAGGGCCTCACACAGCAGTTACATGTTTCAGCCCTGgttggcagggcttgggcttcaggggtacagtagtctggaaagggtGAGAACCACAGGTGTATCCAATACTGTACAGGAGCACGTGTAATTCTGTGGACAAGTTAATGACAGGAAGGTAAGGATGGTGTAATTCAATTTGTAAAAATCTCCAGGCTCATAAGTCCAATGGTGTCACCCTCTGCAACATGGCAAGAGGGACTCTGGTAAtattccccacccccttactcCAACATcccatttaaaatgtcatttattgTGTCTAAGTTTGAACACCATATCCTTCACCCATGATGTcgactgaaaaatatttaatcagtGGCCAATCTCATACAGCTGCATCTATAGTATATCCTCTGTTTAAAACTTTTTGTTATGAGATGAGGATTTTGTTGTGGAGAAGAAGTTACAATAGTAAGGCTTGTTCTAATAACCGAACTAAGAGCTAGAATACAGTGGCTTAACATCAGAGGTAGACTCTTTAGTCACAGCTTCATGGAAAGAATGCAGCATTTCATAGCTGTGGTACAGCATCACATCCGTGGTACTACATTTAAGGCTGCATCACTTCTGTTGTCTAGTAAAAGGACAGAGCTCTAAGAATGTAGGTCTGCCTGTACTCAAAAAAAGCCTGAGCCAAAGCCTAATGAAGTCAGCAGGAGGAGCCATTCCACTGAACgccttcaatgagctttggatcaggcctatagaTCTTGTTCCCTAGCCTGCAACTACTTTAGGTATAGGGCGTTAAGTCCCTGGAGAAATGGAATACCCCATGCTGCTCACCAATTAAGGGAACGGAGATAACTTGTTCTGAAGGGAGTCCTACCCAGAAGAATGATGTATCCCATGGTTCCCAACCCGGGATCCATGTACCCCTGGGAGTACGCAGAGATCTTCTGGGGATACATTAGGTCATCTACATCAGTTTCTCCACCTGGAGTCATGGCATAGGTTTAGGGGAGttgcaagtgcagggctggcGTTAAGGGGTGGCAAGCAGGCCAATTGCCCAGGGCCTCACACAGCAGTTACATGTTTCAGCCCTGgttggcagggcttgggcttcaggggtacagtagtctggaaagggtGAGAACCACAGGTGTATCCAATACTGTACAGGAGCACGTGTAATTCTGTGGACAAGTTAATGACAGGAAGGTAAGGATGGTGTAATTCAATTTGTAAAAATCTCCAGGCTCATAAGTCCAATGGTGTCACCCTCTGCAACATGGCAAGAGGGACTCTGGTAATATTCCCCNNNNNNNNNNNNNNNNNNNNNNNNNNNNNNNNNNNNNNNNNNNNNNNNNNNNNNNNNNNNNNNNNNNNNNNNNNNNNNNNNNNNNNNNNNNNNNNNNNNNNNNNNNNNNNNNNNNNNNNNNNNNNNNNNNNNNNNNNNNNNNNNNNNNNNNNNNNNNNNNNNNNNNNNNNNNNNNNNNNNNNNNNNNNNNNNNNNNNNNNNNNNNNNNNNNNNNNNNNNNNNNNNNNNNNNNNNNNNNNNNNNNNNNNNNNNNNNNNNNNNNNNNNNNNNNNNTGGGTCACGTTacatgggggtagaggtgtatattatgTTCCCAGACTAATAGAAGGCTGGTCCAGCAGCCCCTGAAGTCAAACAGTCAGCAgcaccttttaaaatctttttttcttaaaagcaatAATTGCTCGGCTTCATTCAGACATCTGAAATTGAAACTGAAGTGTAATCTCTATATATGATAGCCCCTGCTAGACAAAAATGGCCAATGCACCTATGCCACAATGActgcattttaatgcatttttcagtGCATTCAGTTTAatgcactgaaaaatgttttcctatCCTCTTCTAGGGGGATAATGCTGGGCCCTCCAGCATGACCTACAGACAGATGTGATCATAAAGCAGATAGTCTAGTTGTAGTGTTTTAATTCTTAACACCAAGTTCAAACACTGGAAGTACACTTGTATAGGTAGGCtagaacaaattttaaaatctttttaaagacAGCTGATGTGAACACTGGTACAGCCCCAGCACTCTTAACATGGACTTTCAGAGCTAATACAATTTCTGTGGGCACTTCTGACTGACTTGGCACTTGGCTTGAATCTAGGCTGATTACAGAATACTTCAACTGCACTCTAAAATACTAAGGTTATGACAAAAGGAGACAAATGTACAGATGAGACATGTTTTTTTCTGCTCCTTTAGCAGAAAGAAATGGTAGGTTTGATGCAAGCTATCTGCCTTTTTACTGAGAAAGATAGCAAACTGCTTCTATGATTGAGCATTATCTTGCATATTCCGTTCATGCTGCAAATAAATCTcaaaattgcaattaaaaattgttttatttatgcaAGTAGTCTGAGTAATTTAATAGGACAGCTCATAGGAGGAGAATGAAAATAGTTATGTGACTACAGATTTGTTGAGGTTTTGTTGTGGGGAGGGTTTAGCTGAACAACTTTAGTTCTGAAGTTCATGAACTGCTACAAATTGTGGCATAAACGTGCTTGACCTCAAGGAGCAAAACATCTAAGCAAAATTAGTAATATAGAAAGGATTTTGGAAGCACAAAACATTTAATGTCAAGTTAATGTTTCCAAACAATTTTATCTAAAAAGCTATCAAAAGGAACACcgtcatttttgaaaaaaaagtcacttctGTCTGAATGTATCTGTTATGATATCCAAGATTACAATAACTAAAGATGAAataattccattttattttgtgcATCTGACTGTACTTTGTGTGGTCAATTTCACTATTCCAGTGGACCTTTCACTCCGCAACAACTACCTAGCAGGAAAATGGGATTGTACAATCACAAGAACTGGCAGAAGGACTTAGACAGGTATAGTACCTGATGCTACTTTTAATGAGTTTATAAATTGACTAaatttcacatttactgtctctttaaaagtatatatataaaaaagtgaaaaaaataactTCTCATTTTAACCTCTTCAAATGTTAACCCAGTGTTTCTGTATTATGCTGTACAATAAAGACTCAAGGAAATTTTATACATTTCTAGAGAACTGACAACAGCTGTAGCCTACCTAGGTGGGCCTCAATCCTTTGGCACATCTGTAACTTTACTcaatgcttatttaaaaaattgtcaaaaaacaaattattatttagGCGGACATAGAAAAGTTTAAGTGACCATGAAAAGATGAATATATATGAGAGGTATTAACATTGGCTTGCATTTGATACACCATTCTGTGTATTATTCATAATCTAATAAGAGTCATTACAAATGCAACAAGCCAACAAATAGACTTACCAGTAAGACTGTTAGTAACGCTTGCAGAgatggaaggaagggggaaaaaggtaTTCTGTTCATGTTAGTCACGTGTGACTCAAGAACCTGATTATAATGGTTATTCAAAACAAGTGGCAAGGTAACATGTCTCTTTTGCTCTAGCAGTTTTATTgcattttcccctcctctctaGTTATTGCTATGATCACACTAGCTGTTAAGTTCTACTTTTCCTCTTATCTTCAAAAAGACTTTTCAGCATGTAAACCTGAACAGCTGAAACCACCACCATGACTCCCAAGTTGACCATGGACCAAAAATTCACTGTGTCAAAGTTGCTTTCTTGTATATTTCGATCACGAGCTTCAAATGCTCTGAGCAGCGTCTGAATCTGGAGGCTTTTGCTTAACCTGGCTTTGACATTGTTGATGGATTCCTGGTAAGGAACAGAATAGTGTTTTTTTAAGACTGTAAAATCTCTGGAAGGAAAGAGTACATTTTCTGCTAATATAAATACACACCACActtctcactttaaaaaacaccatCATTCACATTGCTGGTTTTTATTTGTGCATGTCACTACCACTTTTTCATTTCGTAGTTAGGTGACAGTTACTTCACTTATGAATGTTACACATTATgaacttttcattaatttttgtTAGCCTTATTGTGTATATTTctgtgtgttttaatttaaacacaACAACATTTATCCCAGGCTCTGGTCATTTTaacaaatcaattaaaaataatccACAACTATTTAACAAAAGACCACTCCACCCGCTGAAAAAAGACACTTAGAGCAGAATGCCCTAAAAGTAAACAAATTTGAGCTATGTCAGACCCATGTGGGACATGAAGTCCAAAGATGAGGCACTAAAACAGCCCTCTATCTAATGACCATGTCCCATAATGTACTGTGTCAAGCAAGCAGCTGACATGGCAACTACAATATTAGAGGGAAGACACCACATTGTTGTTGTCAGAAAATTCAGATTAAATTTTCTAATCCAGCACTACACTTTGTGTAGAACTAGATGAACATAAACCAAATCTGCTATATTTAGATTTAATAATCAAAATTAGTCAAGCCATTTCACAATGTATAGCTTCAAACCAGCATCATTGAAAATCTGTATCTTTAAGATATCCCAGTGGTCCATTATCTGTATCAGTTGGCTCATGAACAGTTCCATtcaaaacattcaaaacaaaGCTAACTGTTCTCAGCTAGATTATCTGACCAAGATACCCTTTAACACAAAATGAGCTAGCATTAGCGTACAGtgttttttattgatttatagAGCACCTATTGGCACAGCAGTCAAACTATGTTCAGGTAATAGGTAACTATTTCTTGAGAGTGTTCTTTTACTGCTTATTCTGTTGACTGTTTTCTCCtatgtatttatatggcccccagTTTAAAAAGGAGGACTGGCAGACTTTGTCTGAACATGAACTCAGATTCTGTTTTCTACTTGTAAAAGTTGTTGGCATTAAACACCCCCCCCACTACTTTATCCTCCTTTAGAAATTAAGATTTAATATTTCTAATTATCTTTAACTTCTGTTGGAAAGGGAAGGATAAtctaattttcaatatttttaaaatgtatttaaaataaatacagaagaTAGAATATTTAAGATGCCAAATCTTAAATGCTGGATTGTGTTAGGAAAAAGATCTGGTTTTCATGTATTATAGGAAATAGGACCTGATACACAAACTAGATCATTTTCTGCATGGATGAATAGTCTGTGGGACAGCAGataatatgtaaatacatttttagtgCATGCTGATTCTGCTTTTTTGGCAGGCCTCTATTTTCTCTAACTCAGTAAGTTCAGGGCTCAGTATTGGAGCCTGCTAAGCACTATTGAAACAAGCACAGGCATAGCCTTATTGTCCAGGACTCAGTTAGTATTTGCTTCAACGTTTGTGTAGAGGAACTTATACACTAGTATGAAAAATTTTGCACAGCAATAACAGCAAGCTTCTACACCTACAGTGAACTGAATGCTGTTGCTAGGGAGGTGGAAAAGGCTATGACTGGGATACAGGCAGTGAAGATAGGGTAGAGCCAGTATATGGTTTTAGTGATACCACTTAAAGCAAATGATGTATGGAGTGCCTGCAGTTAGGATCTTCAGTTATTCTGATTTCAAACTAGGAGCAGGCTGACTCAAGTGTGCTTATGAGTTGCCTCCCCcggagaggggggagagaggtaTCAGAAGGCTAGTTGGGCAGCCATGAGGGCCAGTCACTGACACAAACATTTCCAAGGGCTCCATGCAAATAGTATCCCTCCCAGGTAATTTCTCAATGGCTTGGGACACAGCGTGTGCATTGCATAATGTCTTTGCCAATTCAACGAACTACAGGAGCCGCTCCCTGTAGTTGACTTTGTTTCACCATCAACAAAATACCATGCTCCTGAGCTCGACTGACGGATTAACACTGCTCTCCCTCAACTCTCATCTGCATCCGTCCAAGGCTGAGTGCTCAGCCACTCTTTAGAAGTATGTTATCTTAAAGCTTTACTTATTCCTTCTTTCCCCATCTTTGTTAATTGCTATTTATTCCTATTATGCTATATAGTGATTAGGGCACTAAGGCAAGATGAGAACAAGAGTTATCCAACAGCATAATTATGAGACACCAAAGGATACAGCAAACAAGTGCTTCTGATGCTACCACATAGACTAAGAGTATCCCTGGGAGAGGATTATTACCACCTTTAGCTACTGGAGACATTGTTTGTTTGTCCCCTTTCCCATGATGGGGAGGCGGGTGGTGGGTGAAAGGACTCAGGCTACTGGATACAGAGTCCCTTCCAATTGTGTAAGGTGAGGGATAAACACACACTGAAAGATTTCCAATCCAATCTCTTATTTGGAAGGAAGAAAGTTTTGTTGGGCCTCACGTGGCAGGGTAGTGGATGCATACAAGTAGAAAAATCCTCAAGGCTACAGAATATTCTTTAGATGAAACAATATGCAAAACTGATTTAGCCTCTAGCAGATCAAAGACTGTATGTACTTTGTGATTACCCAAaacaccacatgaaagaaaaacaagagtACTGTGTATACAGACATATAGGAGCAGAgaaatttgtcaacatttcagGGCAACTTTTGGGAATTGGGGCTGGCTTATATACATGAGAGTTTGATCACTTCTCTtcgtctctctctttcttgcctAAGTGATGATAATATGCATTTATACAGAAATTCTTGTCCAACCGTTTTACAAATGTCAGCTATTTAAGCCTCATACTATGTTATGCAGTAAGTGGTAGGTAGTAATGGCTTTGCCCACCGCTGAATGTACAGCAGTAGCACTACTGCTGTTCCTCATGGGAATATGTTTGCTTATCTTaagaggaggaggcggcggccaCTTTACATTTGTGCATATGTAGTTACCAAATGAAGgcataaacaaaataataaatctgaCCCAAGTCACCTGCTCACTCAAAATGAGCTGGAGCTTGATCTCAAATTCTATAGGTACATGAACACCAAGTTAATTGCTCTAGGTCAAAAATAAACTTTGATTCACCATAAGCACAGACATAAAACAACGAAAAAACCtgccaccacacacacattctgttTTAATAACTATAGTAATACACCTCActcttgatataacactgtcctcaggagccaaaaactCTTACTGCGTTaaatcgaacttgctttgatccaccggagtgtgcagccctgccccctcaccccagagcactgctttttatatccaaattcatgttatcaGGTCGCAttacatcgaggtagaggtattTTGTActttagtgcctttcatccaaggaaCTTATTAAATCACATTGAGCAAAGACTCAAAGCTCCCCTATGATAGTTATTACTCACAGATGAAAGAGATACttaagagtatgtctacgctgtaattagacacctgtggctgacccatgccagctgagTTGGGCCCGCAGGGttcaggctaagggactgttaatcgtggtgtagacatttgggctcaggctgcagtccaaGTGCTgcgaccctcccacctcacagagtctgagagcccagactccagcctgagtctaaacatctgcaccacaattaaacagcctcttagcccaagtcagctagcaCGGGCCAGCCATAGgggtctaactgcagtgtagacataaccagtGAGATTAAATCACTCCCGTGGGCCACACGGGAAACACatggcagagctggaactagAATCCAGATCTTTTAATTCCCAATGCTGCTCTTTAACCACTGGCCCCCCACAATATGGGACAGAGTGAACATAATGTCCTATGAGGAGCACAGCTGATGACTGTTTCCCAGCTGCTCAGGCCCTCACATAGAACAAGATTAAGGCATATTCCCATGGCAGAATGATGTAAGTGTTTCAGATACTCTTAAACCTCAACCATCTGAAGCTGTAGAGCAGAATACTTACCAGGATATCTTCAAGTTTCATATCCAACAAGTCTGTGCCTGTAATGTACTTCTTCCAGTCCTCTTGTTGTCCTTCTCCCATATTATCTAGGATCAATTCAAAGAAAATCACCTTCTCTGAAATGGTGCTGAATGTTTTGTCAAAGCAGAACATGTAATCTCCATCTTCTGTTTCCACCCTGTACATGAGCAAACATACATCTTTAGAGCCAGCTTTAAAAATGCACTGTAGTTTAAACTTACATTTTTTAACATTCTTCCTTATGTGATTGACAGTTATTCAAACAAATAATTAGACATGctatatataaatacaaataaatgaaatgCAAGGACACACTAGGGAATGAGATAGAAAAACTTGTAATTTATGGTTGTGCTAAGAAAAACTCAGATGATCTTAAATCTTAGTATGATGAGTAGTAGCTTTCCttcacagtattttttaaaaaaattaaagcttgaCAGATTAAGGCTCAcaaccacttttaaaaataagacagCAGACACTTCTTCTAGCTATTGAAATaccttttaaaagtttaaattgaCCACTGGCTGCAAAAGGAGCAGAGGGGATACAATCTTCATCTTTACTAGCGGtccctgctccactgaagttaattaattttaatttgtatcAATATTGGCCCCAAATATTTGAGAAGGCAAATTTGGtatcattgtttaaaaaacaaaaacaagccctGGAAAGAGATCAGACTACCAGTATGCCAGGTAACTGATTACTTGAAATAGTGAACAGATTACTTTAGTACAGAGAAAATACCCTGCTGCAAAGACCCTATTGTGGAGTTCCAAAAGGAGTGCTTGGCTGTTGACTACCAACAAACAGACCATGGCAAGTCAAACATCCTTCACTCCTGGAGGAACCTATCTATGAAGTATTAATAGACTAATACAAAATTAAGAGTACTGATATGAAATATTTGTGTGCTCAAGTTGTTTTGTAAAAAAGcctataatataaaaataattaaataactgaagCATGTGAATTTAATCAAGCATTTTAGAAGCTAACAGGTTTCTTATGTTCTACATTCAAGGAGTGATTTAGATTAATAATACAACCACTTTTTACAACTGTGAAGAACTGATTTTAAATACTCAATTCTAAGTTTTGTATTTGTTTGAAGAAACTATAATACTTCTGTATATAATACTGAGTTTTAAGTTTGGAGATTTTAGACTTACGTGTGGATTCCATCTGATTTTCTCTGATGAAAAACTAGGATTTCACCTTTTGGAGATTCCAAGTAAAAGTCAACATCTAATCCTGCTCCATCTAAAACCTatgaagtcagaaaaaaaaaaaaaaaaagcagcactccTCTGAGTTGTTGAAAAGAAACACTTTATGTAAAGGAATCGACACAGGGTGAATTTAAAGGGTGAATTCATTTACCCTAGAGTTCAAACCAAGTTACCTAGAACCAGATATTTGCCAGAAAGATGCTTTCAAGTTCCAGTATAGACATGACTAATCacattaggaaaggaataaacTGAGCTTTTTCCTAACACTTTCTACTATTGCTTTCTCTAATACAATTCCACCAATGGTGGTAACAGTGGGAAAACTAGTATAGACAAGGCGTTGCAGGATATTTATTCACTGTGTCACCttgacctgctctgagcagggttagaaAGCATGGTAGTAAAAATGCCAACACGTGGTCTACAGTAGCACTTCCATTATAGATATCACTGGTGGAGCTGTACCAGTATTGGTTACATGGTATGAAATTTTAAGTAAAATCTCAGTGTAGATAAGGCTTTATAATATAGATCATACCTAGAATTTTCCTGACAAGAACAGTATTTAAAGATGGTCCTTTCTAACAATGTTTCAACTCATGTAGAAACATCCTAAGTAATTTGTTGCTGGAGGATCAGAGTCTTTACTGCAGGAGACATGCATGCACACTCACCACACAAGTTAGAGCAATAGGAAAGAGGATTCCAGTGGCTTTCTGCTTGTCAGGGAAGTACTGCAGATTTAGGATCCCAATCCagcaagatgctgagcattctCATCTCTCATTAAAGTTAAAAGGACTTGAAGGCATTTAGCAGTCACAGATCAAACCCTTTGAGCTTGTCAACACCaaaaagttgtactgctttaactataccactATGGATCCAGTTATACTGGACTACTAGTGctctttatactggtatagctattccCACAtgagaaggaaaataaatatacTGGTATAAGTCATCTTTATACTGGTGTTACTGGTCCATACTAGGGCTTTTATCATTGTAACTATTTTGGtttacaaaaacagaacacaaaacacCATCTTTACTCAAAacagttaaactggtacaaattTTAAGTGCAGACTAGGCCTTCCTCACTCAGGACCCAATCTTGCTCCTACTGAAGTTGACGGCAAAACTTTCAATGAGCTCAGCAAGTGCAAGATTGGAGGTTTACtgaaagggaggaggaagaaaattaaGGAAAAAGGTGACCAGAATGAAGACATAAGTAGTGATTTAACTTTGATATAGCGATATGATCTGAGCACACTGTATCAGACTCTGTTTCATATTGTTTTACATTGTGAAATTCTCCAAAGACACGTTCAGTCATAAAGAAACTATTCTTGTCCTTTATCCATTTTTGTGTCAGTGCAtctgaaaaaaatacagtaatcTAAAGGCAGGTCAGAGGATTGTGTGAATTTTTTCACATTTCAACGTACCTTTCTATAGGAGAGTTTGCTAATCTAAGTAAAGTTAAGCAGTCCTATCTATACAGAAGAATTGTATTAGCCTGAATTGCAACCTGGCATTTGTGTGAAAGCAAGGTTAAAAGATGGCACAACCACACAGTTAGGAATTACCTACTGGTGAGTTGTGGGTGGATATAAACAGTGTGTAAGGAGTCAATGTTAGTTAGAACCTAGTTGCAAAGGTGGTAAAAATCTGTTGTGTAAACAGACCCTATAAGTCAACATCTAATTTAGTATAAAACCAGTGACGGGCAAGTTATAAAGCTGCTCATACAGACTgatggggggaggaaaaaaaacaatagaaattgAGCGAGAACAGAGAACACTATATATTTGCATGGAATTGCAGGAGGCAGATTACTTATTTTAACTCTGCTGGACTATAGATCCCAATCTGCTACCTAAAACAGATCCCAACATTGTTTTGCTTCAAGAAACttttagactcagactttaaggtcagcaGGGACCAcaataatcatctagtctgacctctaaACACAATTGCCTCATCAACATAAAACGGACCTTAACTTTTTGCCTGCCTGTGACCATCTGCTTGGTCCTTCAAAATCTGGAAGACAGACTTAGTTAGGTGGGGAAGTTTGCTGTGTGAGGATCTTTTGTATAACACTTGAACCTAAGCTCTTGGCAGTCCTGTGTAGACATTAGAGGCCCATCTAGCATTTTCCATGATTTTGCCTCTTGTCCAGAAGTTTCCATCCTGTGGTAGAGGTTGGTTTCCAGACGCACCTCTGAAAGCGCtgaactagggttgccagttttggctggactTACTGCTGGAGGTTTCATCtcatgatatagtctttaattcctacagactccaggacaatcctggagcgATAAGACCCGAGGCTGAGCCCCACTGTCCCCTCTGCCTTTCCCAGCGCGCTGAGTAACTCCAGTGACAGGCAGGAAAACTGCGTTCCCCCTTCCCGTTACTGCCAATCGCTGGGGTGCGCGGTCCGGCAACGAGCTTTATGCCTGGCTAATAAATCTTCCTGACAATGGAGCCAGGTGGCCTCTACAGGCGGCGCTGCGTGAGCGCCCAGCTCAGCCTGCCGACTGTGCATGCGGGCAGGGCCCGCTCCCGCCTGCCGCCGCGGGAGGCTACTGCAGCGAAGGGGGCACATCCAGGAGGCCGGGCGGGAAAGCGGATCTCGGCCACGCGCGCAACGGaggatgcagggccggctccgcCCACCGTCGCTAGCCCCGAGCCAGGTCCCCTCACCTGGTACTCGACCTCCAGCGAGGCCCCGTGCCGCATGGGCTGGAAGAAGCACTCCTTGCGGCCGGCGGGCAGCGTGAAGGTGAAGTCGCTGTCCAGGGAGGGAGCGAATCCGAAGGCACCGGGCGACAGCAACAGCAggttgtggaggaggaggagcaggcggGACGCTGTCCCCATCCCCGCGGGCAGTGCTGGGCCTGGCACGGCGCGCTCCGGCTCTGCCCAGCCCACGGCCCACAGGAACAGGATGTTCTCACGGACACAGGCGGGTGGCGCCGGCAGGGTGGCTGCGGGCGAGAGCAGCCGGCCCCGGGGAGGAGCAGCCCGTGCCCACAGCCCAATAGCATAGCAGTAGCCACGCCCTGGAAGCGGTCTCAGCCTGGCCTGGCTAGTGCACACACCTCCACCACCCCATAATGCTCCAGCAGCCGGGGAGAATGTATGGCACTGCCAGTAGGCAAAAGGAACGGATGATTTTCAAGGACCGCCCCGAACGGTCATTTTTCGGGGTATTGTGGGAAATGTAGTTCGATTCCGGTAGCAGCGGGAGGATGTGCCGACCCATCAGACTACCATTCCCAGGGGgccaggagggaaggaaaaggtggggggggcaggaacGATGAAATGGGCATGCGTAGTAGGAGAATGAGGGCTGTTACTGTCTCTGGAATTTAACGGCCCGGGCAGTTCGAACCAAGGGGCGCAGACGGGGTGCCTTTCGGGACAGCTTTAGAACGCGAAGTACCCTCCGCAGACATCAGGCGCGCGCCCCGAGGGGGTGCGTGAAGAAGCTGCTCTACAGGAGCTTTCCTGGCGGTGAGCCAACCCCTTTACTTGGAGAAAGTAggcggggggctgggggctctgggctgcccggtCACGGAGCTCCCGCAAGATGGGCCCGGTTCTCACTCTGCGGCAGCTTTGAGAGGACAGTGCCAGCCCGGCTCGGCGGGATCCCAGGCCAGGGCCGGCGGCGGCTCCGCTCTGGCTCCGTCTTGGCCGGGGGCTGCACTGGGAAGCGGAGAGCTGCGTTGCTGAGCAAAGCGAAGTGTTGAGCTCAGTGGCTGGGACAGGTTACCCGGCCGGTATCTGTCTGGCTTGGCTGGTTTTTAATGGATTTGTCCAAAAAATAATGTGATCTGCTGGGCTTTTTCCCGTGGGTGTAAAGATTGGCATTATTAGCACAACGCACTGGGATAGCGAATGTTAAAAGTCCCggtgtccagctaaagatgctcCAGTGtcccacttctgcagtttaagcGATAGCAGATGATAACTGTTGATAATACTGTAGCTGTGGACCCACCAACATGCAGGcccaccgtgtgtgtgtgtgtgtg
This sequence is a window from Chelonoidis abingdonii isolate Lonesome George chromosome 7, CheloAbing_2.0, whole genome shotgun sequence. Protein-coding genes within it:
- the TMED5 gene encoding transmembrane emp24 domain-containing protein 5 gives rise to the protein MGTASRLLLLLHNLLLLSPGAFGFAPSLDSDFTFTLPAGRKECFFQPMRHGASLEVEYQVLDGAGLDVDFYLESPKGEILVFHQRKSDGIHTVETEDGDYMFCFDKTFSTISEKVIFFELILDNMGEGQQEDWKKYITGTDLLDMKLEDILESINNVKARLSKSLQIQTLLRAFEARDRNIQESNFDTVNFWSMVNLGVMVVVSAVQVYMLKSLFEDKRKSRT